The bacterium genome has a segment encoding these proteins:
- a CDS encoding site-2 protease family protein, with protein MDEQLRAALGDLIAIEEIVFEWDTAYVALRTPQINTDLMAQIEARLAPLGLKSSIASINRIPRGMEDTIVLRIEPVTAAWNPIRRYTMTQEVETPSRWAWLSNPWVNGILFVITFAVVFMTGAATITNRSLSDDWDWVMGFQFSFSLLGILTAHEFGHYFAARYHKLNVTLPYYLPGILIPPIPWLGFLGTTIMPGTFGAFIRIKSPIINKRQLMDVGAAGPIAGFVVCLFVLIYGFATIPDKTWAYQFYNVEEIFSGQPVMYFGDSLLFRWLGHELAGDRMPAMYDIVHYPFIFAGWFGLLVTALNMLPIGQLDGGHILYALIGSKQRFVAYGAFAVIITIGLFYGAGSWFIWALLILFLIRFKHPRVMDEDEPLDNKRIAIGIVSFLIFFVSFIPLPVYEKIPIP; from the coding sequence ATGGATGAACAATTGCGCGCCGCGCTGGGCGATCTGATAGCTATCGAAGAAATAGTTTTCGAGTGGGATACCGCCTACGTAGCTTTGCGTACACCGCAGATCAACACGGATCTTATGGCGCAAATCGAGGCACGTTTGGCGCCGCTCGGACTTAAAAGTTCGATTGCCAGCATCAACCGCATTCCGCGCGGAATGGAAGATACGATCGTGCTCAGGATCGAACCCGTAACGGCCGCATGGAATCCGATACGACGTTACACGATGACGCAGGAGGTCGAAACGCCCAGCCGCTGGGCATGGCTAAGCAATCCTTGGGTAAATGGCATCTTGTTTGTTATTACGTTTGCTGTCGTATTCATGACGGGCGCCGCAACGATAACCAACAGATCATTGTCCGATGACTGGGATTGGGTGATGGGTTTTCAGTTTTCTTTTTCGCTGTTAGGTATATTAACAGCGCATGAATTCGGACATTATTTTGCCGCGCGTTACCATAAGCTTAATGTGACATTGCCTTATTATCTTCCGGGGATTCTTATTCCGCCGATACCGTGGTTGGGTTTTCTTGGGACAACAATTATGCCCGGCACGTTTGGTGCTTTTATTCGTATCAAGTCGCCGATTATTAACAAACGCCAACTCATGGATGTCGGTGCGGCAGGACCGATTGCGGGATTCGTGGTGTGTTTATTCGTGCTCATATACGGTTTTGCAACCATCCCGGATAAAACATGGGCGTATCAGTTTTACAATGTAGAGGAAATTTTTTCGGGCCAGCCTGTGATGTATTTTGGTGATTCGTTGCTGTTCAGATGGCTTGGCCACGAACTCGCCGGTGATCGTATGCCGGCGATGTATGATATCGTGCATTATCCGTTTATCTTCGCAGGATGGTTTGGATTATTGGTCACCGCGCTTAATATGCTTCCGATCGGCCAATTGGACGGTGGTCATATTTTATATGCACTGATCGGATCAAAGCAACGTTTTGTGGCATATGGGGCATTTGCCGTGATCATTACGATCGGTTTATTCTATGGCGCGGGGAGCTGGTTTATCTGGGCGCTCCTGATTTTATTTTTGATTCGATTTAAACATCCGCGGGTGATGGATGAAGACGAACCGCTGGATAACAAACGAATTGCGATTGGTATTGTATCGTTCCTTATTTTTTTTGTAAGTTTTATCCCGTTGCCGGTGTATGAAAAAATACCGATTCCTTAA
- the lpxB gene encoding lipid-A-disaccharide synthase has protein sequence MILNLIYIIIAPMHNLTPPQHIILLAGEKSGDLYGALLAQRLLSINPTSRLSGIGGDAMQKAGVQLWENTTYHSVMGFVEVFRSIRYWLKLRKKVIRHIIAEKPAAIILIDFPDFNLSVARLIKKTLGERSPFIFYFIPPQVWIWRKKRIHRIAKLCHTVYPLFSFENDLYQSRGIRSRYFGHPIRDMLSAGKYPQNPHQKQDNHITLGLLPGSRNQEVVRILPIMLQSILLYSQRSRQPLHLYISRVGEVDASIYETTHRHFPTLNITWCHTSDEVITHSDAILAKSGTVNLELIYHRKVSLIVYRTGTLTYLIARAWLRIRHISLINILAGNTVVREFIQHHARPESIAQEIEQLLLNDVYRHHMLDELDKLRASLFPESESPSVVNQIAADMLSIICR, from the coding sequence GTGATTTTAAATCTTATTTACATTATCATCGCACCGATGCATAACCTCACTCCGCCACAGCACATCATCTTACTCGCCGGTGAAAAATCGGGCGATCTGTATGGCGCATTATTAGCACAGCGACTTCTGAGTATCAATCCGACTAGCCGACTGTCCGGTATCGGCGGTGATGCGATGCAAAAAGCCGGTGTGCAACTATGGGAAAATACCACGTATCATTCTGTCATGGGCTTCGTTGAAGTTTTTCGTTCGATCCGTTACTGGTTAAAACTGCGAAAAAAAGTAATCCGCCATATCATTGCCGAAAAACCTGCCGCTATTATTCTGATTGATTTCCCGGATTTCAATCTATCCGTCGCACGCTTGATAAAAAAAACGCTGGGAGAACGCAGTCCTTTTATTTTTTATTTTATTCCGCCGCAAGTTTGGATTTGGCGAAAAAAACGCATCCATCGCATCGCCAAATTATGCCATACCGTGTACCCGCTTTTTTCATTTGAAAACGACTTATATCAAAGCCGCGGAATACGAAGTCGCTACTTCGGTCATCCGATTCGCGACATGCTTAGCGCCGGAAAATATCCCCAAAACCCGCATCAAAAGCAAGATAACCACATAACGCTCGGACTTCTTCCAGGCAGTCGCAACCAGGAAGTTGTACGCATACTTCCTATCATGTTACAAAGTATCCTTCTTTATTCGCAACGATCAAGGCAACCCCTTCATCTGTATATAAGTCGCGTCGGCGAAGTAGATGCGTCCATCTATGAAACGACCCATCGGCATTTTCCGACATTAAATATTACATGGTGCCATACGAGCGATGAGGTGATAACTCACAGTGATGCCATCTTGGCCAAATCGGGAACCGTCAATCTCGAACTGATCTACCATCGTAAAGTGTCGTTGATCGTGTACCGTACCGGCACACTCACCTACCTGATCGCACGCGCCTGGTTGCGTATTCGTCATATTTCGCTGATCAATATCCTCGCAGGAAATACCGTCGTGCGTGAATTTATACAACACCACGCCCGGCCTGAATCCATCGCGCAAGAAATCGAGCAATTACTTCTCAATGACGTGTATCGCCATCACATGCTCGACGAACTGGATAAACTGCGCGCCTCACTATTTCCAGAATCGGAATCCCCATCGGTTGTAAATCAGATCGCCGCAGACATGCTCAGTATAATTTGCCGATAA